The Vitis vinifera cultivar Pinot Noir 40024 chromosome 1, ASM3070453v1 DNA segment ACATTAAAGAAGTTGAGTGTAAGTTTTTTAGGCCTAAAAGGGAACAATAAGCCTAACCCATAAACACAGGGTCCTTAGGGACAGACGATGCTGCtcaaatatttaacaatatCACCTAGAAAGGTTGATCACGCTTGCCCTCACTTTTGCAATCAAATCCCATCCGCCAAGTAGGAATTATTCTGTCAGGACTCAGGACTAATTCCATCCCTTGGATCGGGTAGAAATTATCCGGTCCTAATTCCAACATATAAAATTGGATTATCATAGAGATGATGGAGGCTTGtcacctttttttctttgtcattGTCAGTGGCATATGTAATCAGTAGCTACACATATGGAGATATTAAAGGGTCAAATCGTTCATGTCTGACCATATATCACATGGATCGATTTTGTAACCAAATTTGTATCAAGCGATAAGCACAAACAAAATTTGTAAATTAAAGGAATGTGGAGATGAAGGGCAGTATTCTGCTTACAACTCCCTATCCtagaattgattttgaaattgattctcCTTCTTTTATATGTTgcatagaaattaaatttattcctAGAGGTTTCAAGTAGTTAGTCATGGCATTAAGTATTCATGTTATGGCATGCAAATGGTCTTATTAGGGTTGTAATTAAGTTGATCTGGTTAGTGGTTAATTCAAACCCAATTCAGACTAAAAAACAATCGATCTAAGTCAAACTCAATTCAACCTTCAATTTTATGTCAAGAAGTTCGAATTTTCCTggccaaaaaatcaaaaatgaaaaataaaaattggagaatAGGGTTTTGAGGATGGTGAAAGCgagggttttgaaaattttcaaatctgataaaagagaaaaaaagatgaaagaagatataaaaattgttaaattggTAGAGGAAGAAGTTCCTCCCATTGGAATTCAATCAACTTTAATTTAgcatgaattaaaattaatttaacaattagtttgttattatttaagattaatttGTATATGTTCATTAAAACTATTTAGATTGAAATAAGGATAAATTCAACACTTCCATAAAAATTTTAGGTGGCCTTATTTGGATGATATCCAAATGCTATCATAAAAGAATTTTGTTTGCAaagtcaaatatgaaaaacatttttttgatttatgtacaaagcaaaatttttaaaagtatttttcatatttttaattactagtaaaatatattttaaaaaataactgaaaaaccttaaaatttatttttaaaaacaacatatttttaaaataaatttttgaaaaactgtTTTATTAAAAGTTTGTGAATATGagatagaaaactatttttaagaataatttccaaacaaaacTTTAGCTTCACAAAAAGTTGGGTTCAAGTGAATCTAGTCCTGTGATAAGCCAGAAGTTATGGGCCCTTTTGAGGACGAACAATTACTAGAGATTGCGCGGTCCATGTTACATGTTTTTTCGCTAAGCCCAATTTGAGATCGAGATGAAGAAATAGGGGCCCAAATATTTTTTGGGTACAAACGGAGCCATTACGTTGATGCCCGACGCAAGAGAGCACTGAAGCAGGCGCGACTGACGCTTTAATTTAAACTCAAAGCCCAGTCCAAATCCACTCATCAGCCTACataagtttaaaaaacaaaagggccAACTGCACCCTAAGCTGGCCCACCCAAATTTACGGCCCAGATCAGAGAAGGTAAAACCCTagaaaccctaaaaccctacaGCCTAGAACCTTCTACTACCCTCCAGAGTCTGAACCCCGGCTTTAAGAACAGAAGACGAAATCATCTGTAGGAAAAGCTGAAAAACCCTAGTCTGAAGCAATGGCGAAGCGTCTGATTCCGACTCTGAACCGAGTTTTGGTGGAGAAGATCATTCCTCCATCCAAAACCTCAGCTGGTATTCTTCTTCCGGAGAAGTCCCCCCAGGTACGGTATCCTATTGTCTCCGTATCTTTATCTGTCTATGATCAAGGGTTGTGATTGATGGATGTGTTCGATGATTGTGGACAGCTGAACTCTGGGAAAGTGATAGCAGTAGGACCTGGTCTACGTGATAGAGAAGGGAAAGTGATTCCAGTCGGTGTGAAGGAAGGGGACACTGTTCTTTTACCTGAATATGGGGGCTCCCAAATCAAGCTTGACGACAAAGAGTACGTGCCTCTGCCCTCTTCTCATTTCAAGTCTACAGCTGTTTAGTTCttttaatttgtattaattATATGTGGTGGGTATTGTGCAGGTATCATTTGTATAGGGATGAGGACATCCTGGGTACTCTGCATGATTGAGTATTTTTCATGTCTGGAGGCTTTTCGATGGATGctgtaactcatttttttttttctatggatGCTGTGAGGGACATTGGAATATGCTAAAGGAGAACATTTTCGCCATTTCTGTGttcgtttttctttcttttccttcaaatATTCTGAACTGGAGCCTATTTTGGTTAGGCATAACATTGACATTGGTTTAAAGACCTGTGATGGGGTTGTTCCATGAAACGCTGTTTTCTTTAGAAATTAGTTTCTGGGATCTCCCAACCCTTCATGTCTGAGAAGACAGACAAATAAATCCAGGTTTTTTACTGGGTGAAGAGCTAAGATCACAGAATTTGCCTGTTTGTTGGCCATTATTGCTTCATATGATGAGGATGGATGCAGCCATGGAGGTTGTAAAGCCGCCTAAGAACATCTCCAATCTGCTCTATCAATTCAGTACAAACATTTGATTCCCACAACCTCTGGTTCCCCACCACCTGACCTACTCCTGTGCTTCACAACGCATCCATCAAATGGAATTTAAACTTTAATCctatacaattttatttatttatttatttatcttaattgaAGTATACATTGGTCATATACAATCATCGGCTGTGAAATGAATTTTGGTCCACAGATGGACAAATATTTGCTTTGAATATTTTCTTGCAGTAGCTGCCGACAAGCTGAGGAGCTCAAGGAGGAGGCAAAATCCATccaaaaaattctcaaacttaTAATTGTACCATGGTACCTTCAGGCTGCAGCTAGAGCCAACAACCCCCCACATAATGCAATGTCCAACTTCAAACTATTCTACTCGATCATCATTATCCTTTCTATTAGAGGTTGTAAGGTTTGACACGATCCCCCAACGCTATTTGATCCCGATCATCATTATCCTTTTTCTATTAGGGGTTGTAAGGTTTGAGGCGATCCCCCAACACTGGTTGGACCCAATACACTTTTCGTAGTACAATTTCAACCTAACATGTTTTTGATGGGGTTTAGGTTAACTACAATTGAGTTTGAGTTAAATTGGAATCCTACCATACGAcaatatcatttaataaataaataattttttgggtaATATGCAGGGCGTGAATGaacccatttaataattttagaatttaattataattttaaattatttaacttgtATTTGAGGGCTTATTATACTTTATCCCTTAATCTATTAATCCATAACGTGTTTTTTATATTGTCTCTTCACATTTAAAATTCAACAATATACATTTATTATGTGATAGTGTCAGTtgtaataaatgaaaaacgtaTGTGTTGAATACGTGACATGTTTAAGTGAAGGCaaaattgtcattttaatttaaaaacccCAACCCAGCCCTTCTCCTTCATCAGTCGGAGTTTTCCTAAATCCCTAAATTATAGTTGAAACCCTAACCTTCGAAACTACTAGGCGTGGCCCGAAGTTAAAGCTTtgtataggaaaaaaaaacatagttgGAAGATTAATGGATTTTCCAGTCCATTATTATTGTGGTAATGAGACTCCTATTATGACATCTTAGACTAATTTAAATTCGGGTAGAAAGCTTTTAGGATGCAATAAATACAAGGTAATAATGTGTTTGTTTCCCCGAATTTCCTCAAACatcaaaacaaaaccctaaccttAAAACTAAAGCATAACATCTAACTTTCATTTATCATTGTTGAGAAAACGGAATCctaaaaaattgaagtataatatcaaaatttcatCTATCTCTGTCTAATtaaattttccttgatttttttgaaacatcaaAATGAAACCCTAGTCCTAACCCTCTTTGTCAAGATTTTTATAGCCATTAAAGAACAGTCTAAGCTTAATATTGCAACACAAAAAAACACATTATTGAACTCAATGTCTTCAATATTAGCCTTTTGATGCTTGTATTAGCTTTTGGGATTCTAAGGCTCCAAAGGAAATGAACGACGGCCGAATGAGGAAGAGTTGGGTTGggattttgggattttttttaattaaaatgacaattttACCATCACTTAAACACACGCGGTTTCCATTTATTACAACTAATATCATCACACAACCCCAACTAATATCATCACACAACAAATGTacattatatgttttttatgaaatatgaagTGTACAAGGGTGGGTTTTAAATGTGAGGGGATAATGTGAAAACACACATTATACGTCggggtaaagtgtaataaaccatatatttaaattattttaaatttatttttaaataaataggttgaTTGAATCATAAACATGTTTGACTAGAAATATTGATCATGATTCACATAGAATTATACAAAACCTAAATCaacatgattattaaatatgaagatttaattattaaatatttttaaatcaattataaaatatgttacttatttaataattggatagtatttgaatttttatttttttacacaaTTATATTAATATCGGATTTGTGttaatctatttattaaacTATCTAAAACTTTAACACGATACAAATATGACCCATTAACATAAATTCTCATCcttaattactattttttgtatCTCAATTTTTCATCCtataaacataaaattttttagtggattaaattaatgaaatttatggtAGACATCCTTCCCGGTGTTTTAGCGGTCCACAAATTTACTCCAaactttttatcatatatatgtatatatttattacaaCATCACAAGGATTCttagaaaatcaaaatgaaaaaagtctggctttttaatatattatattttaaggctttataaatatctaaaattttcatttgtatcATATCATCAATCATAAATTATTGTGAAAAGATTCTTAgaattcaaattgaaaaaagGTCTGGCTTTGTAATCTGATTTAATCACATCATCAATTAACACATCAGAAAAGAAAGAGATTGGGTGGGAGAAAGAGAGTTATAGGCGGGAAGTAAGACATTAGGGCTTTCCAACTAAGAGTCCACCTGGCATTTTACTTTTGGAGAGATGACAAGTAATCAACACGTTTTAGGAACAATTATTTGACATATTAAAAATGCATCtgattcaaatatattttaaaatttattattttcttaaaaaaggattttctttctttattttaaaaattagcaTATCAAaacacttttcctttttttcctcgTCACAACTTTCAATATGAAAGCTTAAGCTGTGACCGAAATTAGACGTTGAGAGATTGGGATATTTCATCGGGAGGAGAAAAACATTTCCTAATGGAGGTTAGGCATCCACGGAAGGAGGAAGGAGTGTGAGGGCCCAAACAGACCCAATATAAGACCCACGACAGCCCATCAACCCACGTGCGACGCcataaacaaaaaagaaaattctttcCTTGAGTTGAGAACTTGAGTCCAAAACAACAAACACCTTCGCCATCCAGCCATCCAGCCATTCTCATTCCACCCTCTCCACGTGATACCCAcgtgcatcccccttccttcCCTCTCACTACCTTCGTACACGCCACACCATTCCACCTCTTTCTTCCAACTTTCTCTCTCCGGAAAACGAGAgtcgagagagagagagagagagagagagagggagagagggagggCTCATATGACGTAGAAAAGAGTCGCGATGCACCCATACAATAGGATACCCAGTAGCGGCCAATCTACTCCGTCGCCACCGCCCTCGCCGCTTCGTTCTCCCCGCCTCCGCCGCTCCAAGCAGGGGAGGTTTGCCGCTGGCCAGCAGCCCGGTCGGACCTTCGCCCAACGTCTTGCTTGGCTCATCCTATCGGTACTCCTCCGTCGCCAGGGGATTTTCCTCTTCGCTCCCCTCATCTACATCTCCGGCATGTTGCTTTACATGGGTACCGTCTCCTTCGACGTCGTTCCCGTCATCAAGCACCGCCCGGCTCCCGGCTCTGTCTACCGGAGCCCGCAGGTTTACGCCAAGCTCCGCCCCGAAATGGATTCTGATAATTCGACCAGCGATACGGTCAGTGTTAGGtccaattttagtttttttttttggcagaaATTTTAAGCTTCTGAAGTGGATTTGATCCATTTTTGTTTGATTCGGACTTAGGGCATTTTTTGAATTGGTGAGATTGTGATCTTGATATTAAGGGGAATTAGCCAATGCAGTGTTTTGTTGGCATTGCATGTGTTCAAATCAGAAACAATAGGGAAAGAGATTTCCTCCTTGGGCTGTATTTAAGCTTATAAAACCGAGGAAACCTGAAACGAAACGAAAATTTGAAGTTCTACATTTACTTTATATTGAAATGAAAGGGTTTGGATTTGCATCACATTGTTGACCTACATCGAAATGCCCTTGCTCAAATGGTTTCATCGATTGAGACCTTTCTATTTGCAAACTTAAATTGGTAATTAACCACAATTTTGTGATGTGATTGTCCAATTTTGGTCTATTCTATTAAGATATTGTCAGGTTGttcttatatctttttataGTCCTCCCGACAAATTTGGGATTCTGATTTATTGGTTTCTTGTGTCACCACCTACTATTGACATTGCTATTGAATTTATGTTAGATATCGACTGTATGGAAACACTCTTACAAAAGCGGTGAGTGGCAACCGTGTGTAAACAGGTCCTCAGGAGGTATGAACTATGTCCTCGAAGGTGTTTTCTTTTATCTAGTTTCTAATTGTTTGGGTCTTTCCTCATTTAGTTTACCGATAAAGTTTTGTGGACATCTTAAATATCATGTAGGGCTTGACCAGATCCAGTTGTTCTTGGAAGTTCTGTGCTAATAAATATTCCTGCGTCATTTTGTGATGGTGGCTATTGTTCTGTGTAAAAgttatatgtatgtatgtatgggCATGTTTGTGttttgtatatgtatatatagaaTGTTCTTATTCTGTGTATGCTGTCTATTGCTCTcttgccattcaagatgatGCCAGcacaaaagaaatcaaaataccAAGTGCTCAAATGGAATGTAGCAATTTAATGGACAATTGATGCTTAATCCTGAACACTACTTAATATTTCCAATAGGTGGAAAGTTTGGATGAGGAGCTAGGCTACTTACAGAAGAACATTATCGCAGCACTCTGTTTGCATTTCTTCTGCTGCAAAAATGTCAAAATTCCAAACTTTTGCCTGCATAATTAGGAAATTGCTGTCTCTTTCTTCTTCccactttctttttttgtaatttattctAACACATAGATCATTGGCGGGATTGCACATGTCTTTTCATGGTATTAAAATATCAGTATTGCTCTAGGGTGAGTGAAGGGATCTTTTACGATTGTTACCTGATATCATTGGGCTGTGATATTTTGGTCATGCCATGGTCTTGGTTCACTCAATTTTTGACATGACTTAGGCTAGTTCGTCAGAGGTCCATTTTGATGTCGGGAACTGCATTCATCTTGTAAACATTTGGCCGCCTAAGGGTACCAAATGTGTTTCCAACTTATTTAAGGATCTGGTTTTTCTATATGAAAATGACTGAAATCCTTGCTTCTTGTTGTTAGATAGTCAGATGATTCACTAACCTAAAACCACAACTTCACGCCATCTGATATGATGTGAATGTATTAGGTCCTATTGAGGATATGATACCGATTCATTGCAGGATCAATGGTTCATATgcatattttcattttggcgAAGAAAAATTGTAGAGTTAGGAATTAGGTTTTATTATTGgtgattttaatttgatattagaTGTTTAATTGTTATATGTCATAGAAAATTCAATTGGCCAAGAAGTTTTTATGGTTGGTTCATGGCTATGTAGGAGTTTATAATATAGtcaaaacaatattaataaattaaaagtgaTGTTCTTGCTTTTTGAAAGAATGTAAGAAGGGAAGAATGGAAAGCAGAAAAAGGACATTTTGCTAACAGATacagaaaacatttttttgggatcagaaaaagccaaaagaaaaaaaaaatgtaaagattTTTTCAGTGTAGTCTGTCACTTTCACTTTCTTTGAAGCCATTGGCATCATCATAATTCTGCTTCCACCAATGACTCAAATATAACTGTAGAAGATATTAAACAACCACAAACATTATCTTCAGGTACCCCGTCCACCTTTGTTGGTATCATTTGAGCTAGAGTGGTTGGCTCTGCTAGAACATTATTACTGCTGCCAATTTTTTTCTGGCTATCATCAACTCTGGCTTTTCCTCTAGCTGCCATTCCTATCATCAGCACCAACCCGCACTACCATAAATATGTTACCACTGCTTTCAGCATGTTTTCTGCTACTATCTTATTTTCAAGCATATTTTGCCCTATCTATGAAATTGATTGTATAAGTCATTATGTTATTGACTTCATGATTGTTACATTATTTTAGGCATCTGTTGAATGCACATTGAAATTATATCATCTTATCCCATCTCATATTTGCAAAAActtattagtattttttaatacatattgaaattattttgtctAACCCTTTCTTGTTTTTGCAAAATCTTAGTAGTATTATGCGCACAAATGTCCTTCAATAGCTATTATTTTAACATGAGGTTGTTGTTTATCCATGTAGGCTTACCCGAATCAAATGGTTACATATATGTTGAGGCAAATGGTGGCTTGAATCAGCAGAGAACATcggttgttttctttttccccctCCATTTTAGTCTTCTTACactttttaaagattttttccTCGGAAAGATGTCCATCTTGTAGTTTTATTGACACATATTCTGTACGTGATTACTATCAATACTTTGTAGATAGGCAATGCAGTTGCTGTGGCGGGCTATCTTAATGCAACACTTATAATCCCCCATTTTCATTATCATAGCATTTGGAGAGATCCCAGGTGTgttgatattttcatttttcttcaatattttgttTGTGCAGAGCCAATCGGTACTGCACTTGTTTAAGAACTATAAATACCACAACTTTTGAACTGAAAAAGATGTTAGGAATTCCTCGTATAGCCATGATACCCGATTCTCTCAAGGGGAACCTTTTTTACTGATAAATAGCATCTCACTTGAATTGGACAACCAAATGAATCAACCATGTGATAAAACAGTTTTATGCCATGTTAGTACCTAATATTTATGTTATTGATTTCTTGCTTAAGTTACGTAATGACAACACACTTGATGACACAAGTAGGTCTCAGAATCTGCCAATCAAAATAAGACTGATATTACAGGAGCTTTAAACCATATATTTGGAATATGAATATGTGTAGTACTTTGCTGTTTGCTCCAGCTAAATGAATATTACAGAAATCCAGAATTACCTCCAGCTAAAATGGAAAACCATTTGCATAAAGTTCATTCCAGTGTTTTTCATTATTCCTTTACTAAATGAGCCTGGAAAActgaaaaattcatttttcatcttttgatttgttcttttttttaccAGTTCATATTGCATGGGTTTGTTGTGATTAGTGTGTAAGAAGCATGTGAGAGTAGTATGCTTTTTAAAGTTGTTGATCAGAGGTTATGGATTTTTCTTACATAGGTATAATACAAaagagttcatttttttttcacattgaaATGTCTGACTAGGGGTTTTTCTTGTCCAGCAAATTTAAAGACATTTACGATGAAGATTATTTTATTACTACATTGGAAAATGACGTACAGGTGGTCAACACAATTCCTGAATATATTATGGAACGATTTGACCACAATATGAGCAATGTTTACAACTTCAGAATAAAAGCATGGTCATCCATTCAGTATTATAGGGATGCAGTCCTCCCAAAGCTACTTGAAGAAAAGTGAGTCAAGAGTACCagcatttttgtttttctactgattatttaatgttaaaaaaGTTCCATCTCAAACAATCAAGTGCTGTAACTTAAAATTTCTTAGAGACTTGGATTTAGTGGTTCCTTAACAGTGAGCTGTGTTCATTATGTTGTTGAAGTATCTATTTTGTATTTCAATGACTCAGGCTCATAAGGATTTCTCCTTTTGCGAATCGATTGTCATTTGATGCTCCTCCAGCAGTCCAACGGCTTAGATGCTTGGCTAATTATGAAGCTTTAAGGTTTTCAAGTCCCATATTAACTTTGGGTGAAAGTTTGGTTGCAAGAATGAAAAAACTGAGTGCAAACAACAGTGGCAGATACATTTCTGTGCACCTTCGGTTTGAGGAGGTTTGTTTTACTCAGAAGTGTTTAGCTTTCCTCTTTGTTACTTTGAGCGCCGAAAATGGAATCCTTATCTCAATCTTGGTAGCTTTTGTGCATCATATCTTCTCTCATTACAGGATATGGTTGCTTTCTCTTGTTGTGTATTTGATGGTGGAGAGGAAGAAATACAAGACATGAATGCAGCAAGGGAAAGAGGTTGGAGGGGAAAGTTTACAAAACCTGGTCGGGTTATACGACCTGGAGCAATCAGGATTAATGGAAAATGCCCTCTTACTCCTTTAGAGGTAATATCTGTCACCTTTTTaagttccattttttctttattgggATGCTTAAACTTCTATTTCTGCGGTTTCTGTTTTTCAAACTCTGTTATTTTGCAATGATAATGTGTTTaaactttcaaatttatttcgtgttcttttttaaatcatttccaCAGAATTTGTTCTTTAGTTTATGTACATGCAATAATAGTTGTTTGGTGATGCAAACATTGCTGTTCTGCATTGggctaatttttttgttttcatcatGCCTGCAAAAACCAATGGATAAAAATTTATCGAGGTTGTATTGCATTGTTGAGGTGCACTTAAATTTCTTTGTGTATATCTGCACATGAATTGTAATAAACCtgttccttttccctttttatgtTACTAGGTTGGCTTGATGCTTAGAGGAATGGGCTTTGATAAAAGCACATCTATCTATTTGGCATCTGGAAAGATATACAAATCTGAGAAAACTATGGCTCCGCTCTTCGAGATGTTTCCCCTTTTACAAACAAAAGAGATGTTGGCATCTGCTGAGGAACTTGCTCCGTTTAAGGTACGAGTGTTGCCAGTTTTATTCAATCTTCAGTTTGTGATCTCTGATTTACCGATGTTGATTTGACTTGGGTTGCTGCTTCTAGAACTATTCTTCCAGGATGGCTGCTATAGACTACACTGTTTGTCTTCACAGTGAAGTATTTGTGACAACTCAAGGTGGAAACTTCCCTCATTTTCTAATGGGCCACAGAAGGTACCTGTATGGAGGACACTCCAAAACAGTTAGGCCGGACAAGCGAAAGTTAGCATTACTGTTTGACAATCCTAATATTGGGTATGCATCCATCTCATATCTGTAAGTTACCATTTGGCTCAAGTGCTGGGTGGAGTGAAATGGAATTGATAAAACTGTTAGGATCCCTCTTGAGACAGCAAGTTCCCCCCGCCCCCTTTCCCCTTCTTTTCATTGTGCAATCACAGAATGGTCTCAGTGTAGCAATGAGAATGATGCATAGAAGAAATACTGatggatttttctttgttttaatttcCCAGATGGAAATCCTTCAAGCGGCAAATGTTGAATATGCGAGCTCATAGTGATGCCAAGGGATTTGAGCTCAAAAGACCGAACGATTCCATATATACATTCCCATGCCCAGATTGCATGTGCCGGATGAATAAATCAGAAGATTCAAGATCATCATCAGCGACATGATTTGCATATATAGAAACAATGATGGATGATTTTAGTTCCTTGTAATTTTGTGAGCACAGATAGCTGCTGACCCCCTGTTCTGAGTCgtcattctttcatttttttgaacCCTTTCAATTTAGAGAGAGGGTGCACAGTTAAATTTTTGGAGCTTGGAGAGTTTTGTTGGAGGACAGAAGAGATTGATCTGATTATTTCCCGGGATTGGTGAAGAAGGGGGAGTTGCATCTTTTTGTAAATGATGCTGGAAGACAATCACAAAACTGAAATGTTTTCATAGCTGGAGTTGCCCGGGCCTTGACTGAGCATATTTGATTGGCTCATATTTCTTGTTGCAGCTGCTGTATCTAACAAGCTGTGAAATGACACACCACATTCGTTAGCCAGTTGGTTTTGCCACGTTTTTGtacatgattttgattttgatttgcaaGTGTAAGACGGGGAGAAAGGAAACGAACTTTTGTGTACATTGTCAAAATTAGGGTattgattttcttgttttgggtttcatttttcatttcttttatgttaGGCTCAGGCCTCTTCTGTAAGACATGTGTACTGCAATTTCCTTTGCATTGTACTTGCCAATATTCATTGGCAATAGTAACTTCGGATTTAGGAAGGTTCTCTTGtttgataaaaggaaaaattaaaagattgattttttttttaaaaaaaaaaattcccagattgtttcttgtttttcttctttagaAATGGTaatgttttatcattttttttcccagtaaccctttccttttttttcttttttttttttctgggtagcatttaaatataaaaaggttgatttccttaatttttgttttgctttcttaatattttttagaaagcaAACACAgaagatatttaatttta contains these protein-coding regions:
- the LOC100264459 gene encoding 10 kDa chaperonin, mitochondrial yields the protein MAKRLIPTLNRVLVEKIIPPSKTSAGILLPEKSPQLNSGKVIAVGPGLRDREGKVIPVGVKEGDTVLLPEYGGSQIKLDDKEYHLYRDEDILGTLHD
- the LOC100259280 gene encoding protein ESMERALDA 1 isoform X1, whose translation is MHPYNRIPSSGQSTPSPPPSPLRSPRLRRSKQGRFAAGQQPGRTFAQRLAWLILSVLLRRQGIFLFAPLIYISGMLLYMGTVSFDVVPVIKHRPAPGSVYRSPQVYAKLRPEMDSDNSTSDTISTVWKHSYKSGEWQPCVNRSSGGLPESNGYIYVEANGGLNQQRTSIGNAVAVAGYLNATLIIPHFHYHSIWRDPSKFKDIYDEDYFITTLENDVQVVNTIPEYIMERFDHNMSNVYNFRIKAWSSIQYYRDAVLPKLLEEKLIRISPFANRLSFDAPPAVQRLRCLANYEALRFSSPILTLGESLVARMKKLSANNSGRYISVHLRFEEDMVAFSCCVFDGGEEEIQDMNAARERGWRGKFTKPGRVIRPGAIRINGKCPLTPLEVGLMLRGMGFDKSTSIYLASGKIYKSEKTMAPLFEMFPLLQTKEMLASAEELAPFKNYSSRMAAIDYTVCLHSEVFVTTQGGNFPHFLMGHRRYLYGGHSKTVRPDKRKLALLFDNPNIGYASISYLWKSFKRQMLNMRAHSDAKGFELKRPNDSIYTFPCPDCMCRMNKSEDSRSSSAT
- the LOC100259280 gene encoding protein ESMERALDA 1 isoform X2 translates to MHPYNRIPSSGQSTPSPPPSPLRSPRLRRSKQGRFAAGQQPGRTFAQRLAWLILSVLLRRQGIFLFAPLIYISGMLLYMGTVSFDVVPVIKHRPAPGSVYRSPQVYAKLRPEMDSDNSTSDTISTVWKHSYKSGEWQPCVNRSSGGLPESNGYIYVEANGGLNQQRTSIGNAVAVAGYLNATLIIPHFHYHSIWRDPSKFKDIYDEDYFITTLENDVQVVNTIPEYIMERFDHNMSNVYNFRIKAWSSIQYYRDAVLPKLLEEKLIRISPFANRLSFDAPPAVQRLRCLANYEALRFSSPILTLGESLVARMKKLSANNSGRYISVHLRFEEDMVAFSCCVFDGGEEEIQDMNAARERGWRGKFTKPGRVIRPGAIRINGKCPLTPLEVGLMLRGMGFDKSTSIYLASGKIYKSEKTMAPLFEMFPLLQTKEMLASAEELAPFKNYSSRMAAIDYTVCLHSEVFVTTQGGNFPHFLMGHRRYLYGGHSKTVRPDKRKLALLFDNPNIGWKSFKRQMLNMRAHSDAKGFELKRPNDSIYTFPCPDCMCRMNKSEDSRSSSAT